From the Billgrantia sulfidoxydans genome, one window contains:
- a CDS encoding DUF932 domain-containing protein, with translation MAHQIEHMAYVGDTPWHGLGQQLSRNQPLEVWRQQAGMDWHIEESPVRFIADGAGHLGSIHSFPEQKVLYRSDTRAPLSVVSQRYKVVQPEEVLEFYRDLTEYAGYELETAGVLKGGRKFWALARSGLGTALKGQDQVNAYLLLATSCDGSLATVATPTSVRVVCNNTLTIAVDGMSQGVKVPHSTEFNPQRVKQQLGISVSQWDDFMYRMKTLAERKVSQEEVKTYFQAVICNAEVPMDDPSKLPNYRALNRVQKLYHDEGRGSQLCTAQGTAWGLLNAITEYVDHEKRARSNDYRMDSAWFGQGASLKDKALESAMALVA, from the coding sequence ATGGCACACCAAATCGAACACATGGCCTACGTCGGCGATACTCCCTGGCACGGCCTGGGGCAGCAGTTATCGCGTAATCAACCGCTCGAGGTCTGGAGGCAGCAGGCCGGCATGGACTGGCACATTGAAGAATCGCCGGTGCGCTTCATTGCCGATGGCGCCGGGCACCTGGGCAGCATCCACTCCTTCCCGGAGCAGAAGGTGCTTTATCGCTCGGACACCCGAGCACCGCTGTCGGTAGTCTCCCAGCGCTACAAGGTGGTGCAGCCCGAAGAGGTGCTGGAGTTCTACCGCGACCTGACCGAGTACGCCGGCTATGAGCTGGAGACCGCCGGGGTGCTCAAGGGCGGGCGCAAGTTCTGGGCCCTGGCCCGTAGTGGCCTGGGTACGGCGCTGAAGGGGCAGGATCAGGTCAACGCCTACCTCTTGCTGGCCACGTCCTGTGACGGGTCGCTGGCCACGGTGGCCACGCCGACCTCGGTGCGGGTGGTCTGCAACAACACCTTGACCATCGCCGTGGACGGCATGAGCCAGGGAGTAAAGGTGCCTCACAGCACGGAGTTCAACCCTCAGCGGGTCAAGCAACAGCTGGGCATCTCGGTCTCGCAGTGGGACGACTTCATGTACCGCATGAAGACCCTGGCCGAGCGCAAGGTCAGCCAGGAGGAAGTGAAGACCTACTTCCAGGCGGTGATCTGCAACGCCGAGGTACCGATGGACGATCCTTCCAAGCTGCCCAACTACCGGGCACTGAACCGCGTTCAGAAGCTCTATCACGATGAAGGGCGTGGTTCGCAGCTATGCACGGCGCAGGGCACCGCCTGGGGCCTGCTCAACGCCATCACCGAGTACGTAGATCACGAGAAGCGTGCGCGCAGCAATGACTACCGCATGGATTCCGCCTGGTTCGGCCAGGGGGCGAGCCTCAAGGATAAGGCGCTCGAATCCGCCATGGCCCTGGTGGCCTGA